A stretch of the Candidatus Jettenia sp. AMX2 genome encodes the following:
- the lpxD gene encoding UDP-3-O-(3-hydroxymyristoyl)glucosamine N-acyltransferase has protein sequence MKYTLGQIQSVIGGKIVGNADIVITGVAGIETAKEGDITFVKDTSVIPLSLTTSASAVVVRQEIQALKKPQIITENPFHAFIKLMHVIARERYGRPAGMHPTAIISEKAAIGKEVSIGACVIVEDYVKIGNGVTLYPHTFIGRESCIGDGSVIYANVTIREGVTLGKRVIVHCNSTIGDDGFGYLQADGVHTKIPQIGTVVIGDDAEIGSMVTICRATLDKTVIGNGVKIDNHSHIAHNVVIGDNTMLIAYAKIAGSTKIGKNVMIAEDVGITDHVTIGDNCVIGGGSNVYKSLDPGTMVWGSPAKPINEEKRIQVLIRKLPQMYNTIRKFMKNHHAE, from the coding sequence GTTATTGGTGGAAAAATTGTCGGTAATGCAGATATTGTTATTACCGGTGTTGCCGGTATTGAAACTGCAAAAGAGGGGGATATTACCTTTGTTAAGGATACTTCCGTAATTCCCCTGTCCCTTACAACCAGCGCTTCTGCAGTGGTTGTACGCCAAGAGATTCAGGCGCTTAAAAAACCGCAAATTATTACAGAGAACCCATTCCATGCCTTTATCAAATTGATGCATGTTATAGCCCGTGAGAGATATGGGCGTCCGGCCGGCATGCATCCAACAGCTATTATTAGTGAAAAGGCTGCTATCGGAAAAGAAGTTTCCATAGGCGCCTGCGTTATTGTTGAAGATTATGTAAAGATAGGAAACGGTGTTACTCTTTATCCGCATACTTTTATTGGTAGAGAAAGCTGTATTGGTGACGGGTCCGTTATCTATGCAAATGTAACCATTCGGGAGGGGGTCACTCTTGGGAAGCGGGTTATTGTTCACTGTAACAGTACCATTGGAGATGATGGATTTGGTTATCTTCAAGCAGACGGCGTCCATACCAAGATACCACAGATAGGAACAGTTGTGATCGGGGATGACGCTGAGATTGGTTCCATGGTGACAATTTGCCGTGCTACGCTTGATAAAACGGTTATTGGAAACGGAGTGAAAATAGATAATCATTCACATATTGCACACAATGTTGTTATAGGAGATAATACCATGCTCATCGCTTATGCAAAGATTGCGGGAAGCACAAAAATCGGAAAAAATGTTATGATTGCCGAGGATGTAGGCATTACTGATCATGTAACTATCGGTGATAATTGTGTTATTGGTGGGGGTTCCAACGTATATAAAAGTCTGGATCCCGGCACTATGGTGTGGGGTTCCCCGGCTAAACCGATTAATGAAGAAAAACGAATTCAGGTATTAATCAGAAAATTGCCGCAAATGTATAATACGATAAGGAAATTTATGAAAAATCACCATGCTGAATAG